A stretch of the Lineus longissimus chromosome 10, tnLinLong1.2, whole genome shotgun sequence genome encodes the following:
- the LOC135494466 gene encoding monocarboxylate transporter 12-like, translating to MAGKQSLGQPNSYHCDHETSVESFRHSEKISFENDDVSHQIDDEISSCDSRKQSFLSNCRRDFWGYQSVILFSSFMCYFIFCGVCYTVSLYYVAWMDEFEAGSAITSWLGSVHIGIITLVAPVSSFLTDRFGFRPVIIAGGLVSTGGLLATVFVNSIYSLFITFSIITPIGFGLVYVPSSTIVSLYFDRGRVIANGLVTSGAGFGNFVMAYVLHAGIEALNWRGSMFISAGLGLQLCVLGALMREPKSWTELKRQQKLKSNVSRSVTVMSGFHLYKRNGMALFFIHMLLVSAGLSIVFVHVTAITESLGGVTRAKAILAISLIGLSTIIGRIASGCIGQHKNVDTFLYYILSLTLSGLSAILVPFLSFYSVILTWTVVFSLLVAPSAGLMQIIILHFIGLADLNMAFAHTGSFLAVGYIVGAPVAGWLFDFTQDYSSSFFLGGSFITVGSLLLVIPYMRHRKDAKISAVELDDNLKATSIFGSIVGSQYLDAVRSHNELRQSGLVLRFDPGDSESNANGADGRDERPDS from the exons ATGGCGGGCAAACAGAGCCTCGGTCAGCCGAATTCCTACCATTGTGATCACGAAACAAGCGTGGAAAGCTTTCGTCACAGCGAAAAGATTTCGTTCGAAAATGATGACGTTTCCCACCAGATTGATGACGAAATCAGTTCCTGTGATTCTCGGAAGCAATCATTCCTGTCAAATTGCCGGAGGGATTTTTGGGGATACCAGTCAGTTATCTTGTTCAGTTCGTTTATGTGCTATTTCATATTCTGCGGGGTGTGTTACACCGTTAGTTTATATTACGTGGCCTGGATGGATGAATTCGAGGCCGGAAGTGCAATTACGTCATGGCTGGGCTCGGTTCATATTGGAATAATAACTTTAGTAG CTCCCGTTAGCAGTTTTTTGACGGATCGGTTCGGATTTCGACCAGTTATCATTGCCGGTGGCCTGGTCTCCACCGGTGGACTCCTGGCCACAGTCTTCGTCAACAGCATTTACAGTCTGTTCATAACATTCTCAATAATTACTC CCATTGGATTTGGACTGGTGTACGTTCCCTCGTCAACGATAGTGTCATTGTACTTTGACCGTGGCAGAGTTATAGCCAACGGTCTGGTCACATCAGGTGCTGGGTTCGGAAACTTCGTCATGGCCTACGTACTCCACGCAGGAATAGAAGCGCTCAACTGGCGCGGCTCAATGTTTATCTCGGCCGGCCTTGGCCTGCAATTGTGCGTCCTCGGCGCACTTATGCGAGAGCCAAAATCGTGGACAGAGTTGAAACGGCAACAGAAATTAAAATCGAACGTTTCGCGATCCGTAACGGTCATGTCAGGATTTCACCTTTACAAACGAAACGGAATGGCCCTGTTCTTTATCCACATGCTGCTGGTCTCGGCCGGGCTCTCTATAGTATTTGTCCATGTTACAGCCATTACGGAGTCGCTAGGAGGGGTTACAAGGGCCAAAGCAATTTTAGCAATCTCCTTGATCGGACTCTCAACTATAATCGGCCGAATTGCCTCCGGATGTATAGGACAGCATAAAAACGTTGACACATTCCTCTATTATATCTTGAGTCTGACTTTAAGCGGACTATCGGCCATCTTGGTTCCTTTTCTAAGTTTCTATTCCGTCATTCTCACGTGGACTGTGGTGTTTAGCCTGTTGGTGGCCCCTAGTGCAGGGTTGATGCAAATTATCATTCTGCACTTCATTGGGTTGGCAGACCTGAACATGGCCTTCGCTCATACCGGTAGCTTCCTTGCAGTTGGTTATATTGTGGGTGCACCTGTTGCTG GTTGGCTATTTGACTTCACTCAAGACTACAGCAGTTCATTTTTCCTCGGTGGAAGTTTTATAACAGTTGGGAGTTTATTGCTAGTCATACCCTACATGAGGCACAGAAAAGATGCAAAGATTAGCGCTGTTGAGTTAGATGATAATCTCAAGGCCACGAGTATATTCGGCAGCATAGTTGGTAGTCAGTACCTTGATGCGGTGAGAAGCCATAACGAGCTGAG GCAGAGTGGCTTAGTGTTGAGGTTCGACCCAGGAGACTCGGAGAGCAATGCCAATGGAGCCGACGGCCGGGATGAACGCCCGGATTCATGA